One Candidatus Nitrososphaera evergladensis SR1 genomic window carries:
- a CDS encoding winged helix-turn-helix domain-containing protein, with translation MRKAGAGNTIMRKYRSNVDIAAAILKAAQNGQLKTRIKYESRTSMEQLNGYLEMLIETEMIEHRPKERLYCTTKKGMLFLNSYEQIWHILLRARDKKGHETAISIIKRSDSAKTD, from the coding sequence TTGAGGAAAGCAGGGGCAGGGAACACAATTATGAGGAAATACAGAAGCAATGTCGACATAGCTGCAGCCATTCTTAAAGCTGCTCAAAATGGGCAACTGAAAACCAGAATAAAGTACGAGTCTCGCACCTCGATGGAACAATTAAACGGATATCTAGAAATGCTCATTGAGACAGAAATGATAGAGCATAGGCCAAAAGAGAGACTTTACTGCACTACCAAGAAGGGAATGCTGTTTCTTAATAGCTATGAACAAATCTGGCATATACTGCTTCGCGCAAGAGACAAGAAAGGTCATGAAACTGCCATTTCTATTATCAAAAGAAGCGATAGTGCTAAAACAGACTAG